From the genome of Natrinema marinum:
CCGCGGCCGCACGATCGCCGACTAGGCGTTCCTCGGGAATCTCGGGGAGCGAGGCTGGGACCGTCATCCCGCCGTCTGCCACCCCGCCGTCGGCCTGTATCTCCTCACCGAGTTCGGTGTTCCGAAACACCGGCGTCTCGCGCCGGGATTCGCGAGCGATGATGTAGCCGAACACCAAGGCGAACGCGCCGAGCAACAGGAGTCCGTGACCGAACGTCAGCGTCCCGGCGAGGACGAACGGAATCAAGAGGAACGGTGCCAGCGCGAACAGTACGACGTAATCAGTCGGTAGGTCGACCGGGAACGGCCTGATGATCGCGGCGAGGGCGAGCGTCGCGCCGACGATCGCCAGTCCGGTTCCTAGCGCGGTCCCGAGGGCGGCGCCCTCCAGACCGCCGGCCGACAGCACCAGAGCGAACACCGTGTCGTCGAACTCGAAGCCGGTGAACACGATCGCGAGCGCGAACAGCGAGAGCTGCAAGCCAAACGCCGCGCGAGTCAGGTAGCTGATCAACTTCTCGACGCAGACCGTCAGGAAGATTCCACCCAGCGCCAAAACGAGGACCGCGCCGATCGTTCCCTGCCCGTCCACGAAGCCCTCGATGACTCCCTCGAGGCCGCTCTCGCCTTCTTCGTCTTCCACAGCACCGCCGTCGTCTACCTGTGCGATCGCCGGTGCGACCGGAACCGCGACGAGAACCGCCGCGACGAACAAGCCGACGAGGTGCCGCCGAGACGGCCGGCGTAGCGCGGTCTCGATGCGGGATCGCAGCATGTTGGTGTCCCATGTTAACTATCGGCATATAGCTAACAGTCCGGGGAGAGACGTTCACGGGAAATCTATACACGCGTCTCGTCGGAGCCCCCGCCGCGGTCGCCGCGAGAGGTGGCCGCAAAACGGGGCACGACTAGCCGTCGGCCGACTCGTCGAGATCGTCTGCCTGCAACACGAACGTACGCTCCGGCGGCGGGGCGATCTGAAGCTCGATCGCGGCATCGAGTTCGTAGTACTTCCGGTTGCCCCGTCTGTAGTGGCTGACCAGTCCCTCCTCCTCGAGCGTCGAGAGGTGATGAACGGCCGTCTTGCCGTCCATACCGACGGCCTCCGTGAGTTCCGAGACGTACATCGGCTTCCGCGAGAGCTCCCTGAGTATCGCCAGCCGCGTTCCGTTTCCCAGGGCGTCGATGAGGCCCATATCCGGCGATTGCGCGATCCAGCTCGAGAAAGGTTTCGCCGATTCTCACCTCGAGCGGCCCGCGATCGGTAATCGTCGCTCCCGACTGCGAGAACGACCCGTCCGCCGACGCCCGACGTATCGCGTCCGGTGAACGGGGCTTTATCGGCGTTCACGTGGTACCAATTCGCATGGGCGACCGCGTCAATGTTCCGGACGATCGGACCAGCGACCGGCGGACGATCACGAGCGGCTTCTTCGAACAGGAAGTCTACCTCTCGAGCGAGGAGACGGCGGCCTTCCTCCACGACCTCGCCGATCAGCTCGAGGGCGGGTCGTTCACGATCTCCGCTTCCGAGTGGGAGATCCCCTTCGACTACAGCGACCCCGTCGAGGTCGAGATCGAGTTTTCCCAGCAACGCGAACGGGAACTCGAGATCGAACTCGAGTTCACGGAGCCAAGCGGCGGCGACGAGCTGTCGGTCCGCGAGGGGTAGTCAGTCGGCGACGATCCCGCCCTGGGCGAGCGCGTCGCGGAGGTTCCGCCAGTCGTCCGGCGAGTGCCACCCCCAGCCGCGTCGCCGGACCGCGTCGCCACCGAATCGGTCGACCGCCGCCTCGAACGTCCGTGCGATTCGCTCGGGGGAGTCGTCAGTCTCGCTCGCGAAGTCGCTCGCGGCCGCGTCGGTCGCGCAGACCGCGTTGGCCCACCCCGCCATCGCGGCGACGAGAACCGCTGTGACGCGCTCGCGCCGCCGTCGAAGCGTCTCCTCGGCCGTAACCAGCGCCGGGCCGTACGCGGGGTACGCGTCCGAAACGGCGACGACCTCGACCCGCTGTTCGGCGAGTTCGAGCCGATCCGGATCGGGGACCATTCCGGTCACGGCGTCGACCTCACCGGACTGCAGCGCCGCCTGCTCTTCGCCGCCGACGTCGACGAGGTCGACGCTCTCGCGGATCCCGGCCTGCTCGAGGAGGAGTCGACCGAGCAGGCCCGTCTCGGTGCCCGTCCGAATCCCGACGCGACGGCCGTCGAGTTGCTCGAGTCGGTCGAACGGGCCGCCGAAGGCCGCCCGCGTCGTGTAGAGGACGACCATCGACCGCTGGAAGCAGACCGCGATCGGGACGATCGGCCGCCCGCGCGCTCGTTCTCGGAGGAGCGTCGCCGCGCCGGCGATACCGACGTCGCAGTCCGCCGACGCGACGGCGGTCGCGGCCGCGCGGGAGCCGTCGTACTCCTCGAACGCGAGCAACACGTCGCTCTCGGCCGCCGACCGCGCGGCGAACAGCGGCAGGTGGAGCGCGTTCGACCGCCAGTTGAGCGCGACGGAGACGTGCTCGGGACCCGGCCGCTCGTCGCTGTGCCGGTCGAGTTCGGTCGCCGAATCGCGGCCGTCGGCTTCCGGCGGATCGGACTCGAGGACCGCCGCGGCTTGCTCGCCCTGCTCGATCAGGCGGTCGGCGTGGCGCGCGTACGTTCGGCGGACCGTCTCGGACTGGGGAGCGACCGCGTGCCAGGCTTTGGGCGGTCGACCGGGCTCGGCGGTCGCCGCCGTCGTCTCGGCGATCAGGTCCGCGGCGACCAGGTCGTCCAGCGCCGTCGCCGCCGCGTTCTTGCTCACCCCTGCGCCGATGTGGACCGCCGTCCGCGTGGCCGCGTCGGCCAGGTCGGGATCGCCGTGTCGACAAAGCAGATACGTCAAGACGCGGGCCGTGTTCTCGCCGAGTCCGACCGACAGCCGCTCGACGAGCCCCTCGTCCTCGTCGGTCAGGACCGGAAACGTCCGTACGTCCATCGGAAGCGTAGTACCGCAGCGAGCGCCATAAAGCAGCGGTGGCCCCGTCTCGTGTCGGGCGTCCGATCCCGTCAGATCCGGCCATCGAACTCGTACCCTCGCCTCGAGTCGCCGCTGTGCCGGCCGTCGATAATACCTCGTGAAACATTCCTAACACGACTCTGTGTCGGTGGAACGATCGGTAATCGAGTGATTTGCCGGGAAACGATGCGTGTCGTTTACCGGATTTCGGATAGTGCGGTCCGTCGTCATATCCATGGCAACTAATAACACAAACCCTCGGATGGCTCGCGAACGGCCGTCCAGACGCGCGTTCCTCGGCGGCGTCGCCGCGGTCGGTGCGCTCGCAGGGACTCCGGCCGGCGTCGTTGGGCGGCAAGGCGATGCAGCGGTGAAAGACCTCGAGATCGTGACCGAGTTCGAACCACCGGCGCTGCCCGAGAACCTCGCGATCGATAGTCAGGGAACGGTCTACGGAAGTATGGGACCGGCGGGACAGATCTTGGCCGTCGACTCCCAGGGGAACCAGTCGACCGTCGCGACGATCGACACGGGCGAACAGGGGCTCCTGCTCGGCATCACGGTCCTCGACGGGGTCATTTATGCCGCGAACGCGTCGGGCCAGCCCGAGACCCACGGTATCTGGCGCGTCGAGCTAGAGGGAGGTGATCCCGAACGGATCGCGGCGCTCTCGCCCGAGGATTCGACGCCGAACGGGATCATGTTCGACCCTACGACGGCGGACGCGTTGCTCGTCTCCGACCATCAGGCCGGTGCGATCTGGCGGGTGACGACGGACGGCCAGGCCGAGGTCTGGGTCGACGACCCGTTACTGGACCCGAACACGGAGGCACAGACGCCGGTCGGAGCGGACGGGCTGGCCGCGCATCCGGACGGCGACGTGTACGTCGACAACCTCAATGCGGGCTCGATCATGCGCGTCCCGGTCAGCGACGACGGGAGCGCCGGTCAGGTAGAACAACTCGTGCAGGACCAGGCGCTGGTCGGCGCGGACGGGATGACGATCGACCAGGACGGTAACATCTACGTCGCCGTCAACGCCCAGAACAAGATTTCCCGCGTGACGAGCGACGGGGGAATCGAGACGGTCGTCAGCGGATCGCCGCTCGATTTTCCCGCCGACGTTCACTTCGGGACGACCGAGGAGACGGCGACGAGACTCTACATCGCGAACTTCGCGTACGGTACCTTCCTTCAGGAGCCGGCGGCCGCGGAGCCGAGTCTCGCGCGGATAGACGTCGGCACACGCGGTTACTTCCCGCAGTCCCCAGGCGACGGTGGCGAACCGAGTGCCGGAAACGAGACCGGCGACGGCGGCGGAACCGGCGGCGACGGGTAACCGCTACGGGACGGATCACCGCGACGGTATCCTCTCTCGGATCGCAGACATATTCCCTGGCGCTGACACTTCCCCTCGGACTGTAGCCGCTCCGCCCTCACGGAGTCGGTCCGCCGGAATCGCCGCCAGCAGACCGTTCGTTCGGGGCAGAATACCCGTTCGTACTATCCGAGCGACAGGACTGTTCCGAAAGTTATTAATAGAGTAGTGTGGCGGTAGATAGCAATGGGACAGACCCTCGCGGTCGACACCGACGAGGTGTCAGAACGGATCGTTACTGGGGTAGCAGCGCTCGAGGGGATCGATCCGATGGAGTTACCACCGCTGTTCGAAGCGGTCGATCCCGACGCACTGACGGCGATCTTCGCGACGACGGAATCGGGTGGGCTCAGGAGCGGCAGCGTGAGGTTCACGTACGCCGATCATCGGATTTCCGTGGAGTTCGACGAGAACGGGGAGCCGGTCGTGACCATCGATTGACCGACGGGTCGGCGTCGACCACGACCGCCCGCGTCTCCGTTCGAACGAACGCTGAGATCGTGACGACCGAAACGATTCACACCGACCGCACTGCTCTCGTGCGATCGGATATGCAGTGACTTTCAGTGGCTACTATAGCCCACCGATCGGTAGGTACTGCCAATGGCACAACTCAGCCGACTCCGGGTGTACCCGATCAAGGGGCTCGACGGTATCGACCGCGAGACGGCCACGATACTCGAGGGCGGGACGCTCGCCCGGGACAGGGAGTTCGCCCTGTTCGACGGCGATGGCGACGTTCTGAACGGCAAACGGACCGACCGTGTCCACGACCTCGACACCGAGTTCGATCCCGACACCGGCGACCTGACGGTCGAGACGCCCGACGGCGAGCGTCGACGGTTCGATCTCGAGGACGATCGCGCGAGTGCCGCGGACTGGTTCGGCGAGTTCTTCGACGCGGACCTCTCGCTGGAGCGCGATACTACGCTCGGCTTCGTCGACAGACGCGAGATGGGACCGTCGGTGATCAGCACGGCGACGCTCGAGACGGTCGCCTCGTGGTTCGACGATCTGACCGTCGAAGGCGCGCGCCGACGGCTGCGGGCGAACGTCGAAGTGAGCGGCGCCGAGCCGTTCTGGGAGGACCGGTTCGTCGGCGCCGACGCGCCGGCGTTCGAGATCGGCGACGTTCGACTCGAGGGGGTGACGCCGTGTGGGCGCTGCGTCGTCCCCCAGCGTGATCCGGAGACCGGCGAGCCGACCCCCGAATTCCGGGAGCGGTTCGTGACGAAGCGCGAGGAGACCTTCCCCGAGTGGGCCGACGCCGAGGCGTTCGACCACTACTATACGGTCATGCTCATCGCGCGGGTCGCCGACCGCGATCGCGGAGCGACGCTTCGGGTCGGCGATCCGGTCGCGGTCGTCGAGAACTGACGCTCAGTGGTCGATCCCCGGTCGCTGGAACGTGGTCTCGGCGCCGCCTCGCTCGTCTGACGGCCCGGAAAGCGCCGCCTCGAGTTCCGGCGCGGCCAAGACTTCGTTTCGTTCGGGCTCGTCCGGCCGCCGAAAGTAGTAGGTGTCGGCACAGCCGGCGACGAGCTCCGAGAGCGGGCGGTCTTCGTCGTGGACGATCGAGACGAGATCGCCCGTGACCCCGATCAGTACCGCGTCGTCGGGCTTGTAGAGGGCGTCTCTGAGTTCGCAGGCGGTACAGTCGGCGGGCAGCTCGAGGGTAACTCCGTCGACGGTCGCCCATCGCGTCTCCATGGACGGTCGTTCGTGGCTGAGGGGTTATACGGTTGTGCCCGCAGACACAGGCCGGCCGGCTCGCGACCGCGGCCGGACGGATCGGGCGCTGTCACGACGCGTGTAGGGCCGATGAGATAAAGTAGTGGTAGCCGAACGTATCAGCGTAGATGAGTGATTGGGGACGTGACGCGATCGAGACCCTCGAGTTCGTGGCGCGGTCGCCGTGCCGGATACGGATTCTCGAGATGCTCCGGAGTGGGGACCGCGTCTCGCGGGACTCGTTACAGGACGAGGTCGACGTCGTTCGAACGACGCTACAACGAAACCTGGAGGGGCTGACCGAACACGGACTGATTCGCGAACGGGATCGCTGCTACGAGATCACGCCTGCGGGATCGCTCGCTGTTACCGGCGTGTCGACGGCGCTCGAACGAGTCGGCGCGGCCGACCGACTGCGGCCGGTCCTCGAGCGATTGCCCGCGGACGAACTCGAGTTTGACCTCGAGCGACTACTCGACGCGACGGTCGTCGAAGCCACGACGGCCAACCCGTACGCGCCGGTCGACTACCACGCGGACAGTCTCACGGACATTGACCACGCCAGGTTGCTGTTGCCGGCGACGGGGGCCGATCCGCTCGAGGCGTCTCGAAGCGCGATCGAAGCGGGAGCGACGTTCGAGCTGGTCGCCACCGAATCGGTCGCCGAGGCCCTGCGGACGGAACCGCCGGTCGCGGACGAGTTCGCGTCGATCGCCGTCCACGAGGGAGTCTCGCTGTCCGTCGTCGACGACGAGGTCGCCTTCTACCTGGGAATCATCGACGAGGCGGTCCAGATCGGCGTCCACGACGACGGCGGTCTGCCGACGGCGCTACTCGAGACGAGCGACGAACGGGTCAGGGAGTGGGCGATCGACCGGTTCGATGCGGCGAAGCGACGGGCAACGCCGGTCGGCGGCGACGGGTGAGCGGCGGCAATCGTTGGTGTGCATGCCACGCACATCGTGTGCGGGATACACTAATATCGTCTCGGGGCGGGGGTGCCAATGCGGTAGGTGGTGAAACGGCAACCGCACGACACCGCTGCGTTCACAGTCGTCGATCAGGGGAGGTGGTCCCGCACGGACCACGACGTGTGCACGGCGAGACGTCCGTCGTTCGGTTCCGGTTCGTCGGGCCGGGACCGGCGTTTTCTCGTCGACGGGTTACGAAGGTGCGTGACCGGCGGTGTGAGTCGATTCAGGAAACGCTTAGGGCATCGCATCCGGTACTGCGAGTGTGAGCGAGAACCGCGTCGTTCAGGGGCGAATGGTGACGGCCGAAACGCTCGCCGAGTTGGTCGAAGGCGACTCGGTGATGGAAGTCGACTCGATCGAGGAGGCCGACAAAGCGTGTCCGGAGTGTGGCGGCAACGTCCTGCGAGTGACCTACATGCCGTCGGTCACCGAGCTCGTCACCGGCTGGAAGTGCCAGGACTGCGACTGGAGCGAGGCCGACCGCGACTGATCGCGTCCGCTCGAGCGCCGACCGCGACCGACAGCCGCTGCTGTCCGGGAGCAGCGTTCCGAACGCAGGCGAGGGCCCGGCCACAATTTAACTCACATCGTGGAGTATCGAGGGTGCGATGAGGGAGTTAGAATGAGTTCGTCGTGGGACAGAGACAGCGACAACTTGGCGGTCCGGTGGCTCTTCTTCACGGGAAATCGCCTCGGAGTCGCGGCCGTACTATCGCTCCTCTTTGCAGCCTCGGCGGCGCTGGCGATCGAGTTCGGCTTCGTCTACGTCAGGTCCGGGAGCAACCTCTCGACGGCACTCTCGAGCGGCCTGCTGTCCGGTCTACTGACGCTACTGACGGTCGCCCTCTCGATCAATCAGCTCATCCTCTCGCGTCTGTTCGGCTCGGCGGGAGGCCTCTCTGGCGAGCTCGAGGAGACCCTCGACTACCGGCGAACCGTCGAGGAGATCGCGGGTGTGAACGTGAGTCCGAACGAGCCCAGTGCGTTTATCGGCCTTCTCGGCGAGGCGCTGACGCGGCGCGTCGGGGACTTCCGTCGCGAAGTCGAGCGGAGAGCCGGTGGACTCGGCGGCGGAGACGACCTCGAGA
Proteins encoded in this window:
- a CDS encoding sodium:calcium antiporter, whose product is MLRSRIETALRRPSRRHLVGLFVAAVLVAVPVAPAIAQVDDGGAVEDEEGESGLEGVIEGFVDGQGTIGAVLVLALGGIFLTVCVEKLISYLTRAAFGLQLSLFALAIVFTGFEFDDTVFALVLSAGGLEGAALGTALGTGLAIVGATLALAAIIRPFPVDLPTDYVVLFALAPFLLIPFVLAGTLTFGHGLLLLGAFALVFGYIIARESRRETPVFRNTELGEEIQADGGVADGGMTVPASLPEIPEERLVGDRAAAGWLWLGLAVLALAGIVFASMLLEAGSEAVVEGFGIDETVFGATVLTMILTFEDVMLTIEPVRRGVPEIGVGNVIGSVLFSVTGNVGVIMLLSELEVSRSVLTFHLPSVIVVTALAAYFLHQGELKRWHGVLLGSCYVVYWLSAIVVFGGVPIGG
- a CDS encoding ArsR/SmtB family transcription factor — protein: MGLIDALGNGTRLAILRELSRKPMYVSELTEAVGMDGKTAVHHLSTLEEEGLVSHYRRGNRKYYELDAAIELQIAPPPERTFVLQADDLDESADG
- a CDS encoding amphi-Trp domain-containing protein translates to MGDRVNVPDDRTSDRRTITSGFFEQEVYLSSEETAAFLHDLADQLEGGSFTISASEWEIPFDYSDPVEVEIEFSQQRERELEIELEFTEPSGGDELSVREG
- a CDS encoding ABC transporter substrate-binding protein, with protein sequence MDVRTFPVLTDEDEGLVERLSVGLGENTARVLTYLLCRHGDPDLADAATRTAVHIGAGVSKNAAATALDDLVAADLIAETTAATAEPGRPPKAWHAVAPQSETVRRTYARHADRLIEQGEQAAAVLESDPPEADGRDSATELDRHSDERPGPEHVSVALNWRSNALHLPLFAARSAAESDVLLAFEEYDGSRAAATAVASADCDVGIAGAATLLRERARGRPIVPIAVCFQRSMVVLYTTRAAFGGPFDRLEQLDGRRVGIRTGTETGLLGRLLLEQAGIRESVDLVDVGGEEQAALQSGEVDAVTGMVPDPDRLELAEQRVEVVAVSDAYPAYGPALVTAEETLRRRRERVTAVLVAAMAGWANAVCATDAAASDFASETDDSPERIARTFEAAVDRFGGDAVRRRGWGWHSPDDWRNLRDALAQGGIVAD
- a CDS encoding SMP-30/gluconolactonase/LRE family protein, which translates into the protein MARERPSRRAFLGGVAAVGALAGTPAGVVGRQGDAAVKDLEIVTEFEPPALPENLAIDSQGTVYGSMGPAGQILAVDSQGNQSTVATIDTGEQGLLLGITVLDGVIYAANASGQPETHGIWRVELEGGDPERIAALSPEDSTPNGIMFDPTTADALLVSDHQAGAIWRVTTDGQAEVWVDDPLLDPNTEAQTPVGADGLAAHPDGDVYVDNLNAGSIMRVPVSDDGSAGQVEQLVQDQALVGADGMTIDQDGNIYVAVNAQNKISRVTSDGGIETVVSGSPLDFPADVHFGTTEETATRLYIANFAYGTFLQEPAAAEPSLARIDVGTRGYFPQSPGDGGEPSAGNETGDGGGTGGDG
- a CDS encoding HalOD1 output domain-containing protein, whose translation is MGQTLAVDTDEVSERIVTGVAALEGIDPMELPPLFEAVDPDALTAIFATTESGGLRSGSVRFTYADHRISVEFDENGEPVVTID
- a CDS encoding MOSC domain-containing protein, with translation MAQLSRLRVYPIKGLDGIDRETATILEGGTLARDREFALFDGDGDVLNGKRTDRVHDLDTEFDPDTGDLTVETPDGERRRFDLEDDRASAADWFGEFFDADLSLERDTTLGFVDRREMGPSVISTATLETVASWFDDLTVEGARRRLRANVEVSGAEPFWEDRFVGADAPAFEIGDVRLEGVTPCGRCVVPQRDPETGEPTPEFRERFVTKREETFPEWADAEAFDHYYTVMLIARVADRDRGATLRVGDPVAVVEN
- a CDS encoding helix-turn-helix transcriptional regulator — protein: MSDWGRDAIETLEFVARSPCRIRILEMLRSGDRVSRDSLQDEVDVVRTTLQRNLEGLTEHGLIRERDRCYEITPAGSLAVTGVSTALERVGAADRLRPVLERLPADELEFDLERLLDATVVEATTANPYAPVDYHADSLTDIDHARLLLPATGADPLEASRSAIEAGATFELVATESVAEALRTEPPVADEFASIAVHEGVSLSVVDDEVAFYLGIIDEAVQIGVHDDGGLPTALLETSDERVREWAIDRFDAAKRRATPVGGDG
- a CDS encoding DUF5795 family protein, whose protein sequence is MSENRVVQGRMVTAETLAELVEGDSVMEVDSIEEADKACPECGGNVLRVTYMPSVTELVTGWKCQDCDWSEADRD